The Cyprinus carpio isolate SPL01 chromosome A19, ASM1834038v1, whole genome shotgun sequence genome has a segment encoding these proteins:
- the ptp4a3a gene encoding protein tyrosine phosphatase type IVA 3: MARMNRPAPVEVCYKNMRFLITHNPTNSTLSSFIEDLKKYGATTVVRVCEITYDKTPLEKDGITVVDWPFDDGAPPPSKVVEDWLSLLKRRFIEEPGCCVAVHCVAGLGRAPVLVAVALIESGMKYEDAIQFIRQKRRGAINSKQLTYLEKYRPKQRLRYKHPHIFKNKCCIM, from the exons ATGGCTCGGATGAACCGGCCGGCTCCCGTGGAGGTGTGCTACAAGAACATGAGGTTCTTAATCACACACAACCCAACAAACTCCACTTTGAGCAGCTTCATAGAG GATCTTAAGAAGTATGGTGCCACGACGGTGGTCAGGGTTTGTGAGATAACCTACGACAAAACTCCACTGGAGAAGGATGGGATCACAGTCGTG GACTGGCCATTTGACGACGGTGCTCCCCCTCCCTCTAAGGTCGTGGAGGACTGGCTGAGTCTCCTGAAGAGACGTTTCATAGAAGAGCCTGGCTGCTGCGTGGCTGTGCACTGCGTAGCCGGTTTAGGAAG agcTCCAGTACTTGTGGCCGTGGCGCTGATTGAAAGTGGGATGAAGTATGAAGATGCCATCCAGTTCATCAGACA GAAGCGCAGGGGTGCAATAAACAGCAAGCAGCTGACGTATCTAGAGAAATATCGGCCCAAACAGAGACTGCGCTACAAACACCCGCACATTTTCAAGAACAAGTGCTGCATCATGTGA